TCCTACCCAGCAGAATATGAAGTTCAATGGGGTGATAATTTGGATGCAATATTTGAAAATGTATATGGTGAAAGCTACGACACTAATGTAGACTACGAAACTAAACTAAAAGTTTTCAACTTAATTATTGAAAATAACCCAGAAACTATTACAGGTTCTATAGAGGGTGAAGATTTACAACTTTATGCAGAAACTACAATTAAGATTCCTGATCCATCAGAGATTCTAGAAGCGAAATAGTTTTTCATAAAAGTAAAATATTTAAAATGCCGTAACTTATAATTGTAAGTTGCGGCATTCTTTTTACTATATATTTTTATGTTTCTGTGTCATTGGGCATAATTAACAACTATTTATTTACTGTGATTGTACCTCTATTAGATAATTATCACCACTACGGTAAACTACTTTTCCTAAACTCTGAAGCGCTTCTTCATTTATATCAGCGTATTTGATTCTCTCAAGTTCAGCTACAATTATATACTTTATCTGATATTTCTTGATGAAATCAAGTTGTATAGATGTATTGCTTGTAGTATAAAAATCGTCAATTTCACGTTGTAAAGGAGCAATTAAAGTCTGGTATGAACTTTCTTCAAATGAAGTAGTTCGCCACAACCATTCGTGAGTTTCCCAGCCTAAAACAGTAGGCAATCCAGTATATGCAGATACGGAAGCATAATCTGAGTATGAATTTCCATAAGCCTCTAAAATATTTACACTGGAAGATTCATTTTCATTTAGATAATCAATTAAATCTAGGCGGTTTTTAAAACTATAATAATTGCCAGAATCATCTTCGATTCCTAAATCTGCAATATACCTACTACCATCTAGACTACGCTGTGATTTATCTTTGTTTAAGTAAAACCAGTCTGAAATGCTACTTGTATAAGAGAATGGAATAATAAGCCCCATTGTACATGCCAGTACAGGTATTAAATATTTAAAGTTCCATCCCTTATCTCTTTGGATAATTCCAGTTTTCTGTTCTTCGAATATTTCAACAGAGTTGATGTTTTCAGGACTATTCTTAGGAGTCAACTGCAACACTAACTCAGCGATCAAGTACGCTGCCACTAAAGATAATAAAGTGAAGCTTTGGTAGGTGAATTTGAACATTGTATTTGCCCTAGCAAAATTTACCTCATAAATATCTTTGAGATAAATAATTTCTGGAACAATAATTAGTCCTAATCCACAGGCACTAAGAATAATAATAAATAAATTTTCTACAGGAAGATTTGCTATAGCTTGTATGAAATTTACTTTCTCTAGCTGGTATTTTATTTTTTCCCTATTTGACCAGAATGCATAAAGAATAAATATAATTCCTAGGAAAGCGTGGAAAGCCCAGAGTATAAATAGTTGATAGAAGCTAGAATTATTCTGTACAAACTTGAAGGATTTTGGCATTTCTGCCATGTTCAAATTCATCTGTAAACTAAAGATATGAGTAACTGTAAAAATCAAGGAGAGATAAAATCCAGCTAAAGTTAGACTGTCCTTCTTTAATCTATAAATTAAATAGGTCGAAATGCATGCTACGACGTATAAGCCTAATTTAATTAATGGGTTACCAAAATCCATTAAGAAAGGAATAAAATACATTAATGTTTGGCCAATGAATAATAGTAAACTGGTCCAAGTGTTTTTGCCTTTAGCTAAGAATGCTGCAGTTAAGGTTATAAAGGTCACTACAAAATATATGGCGAAGTCCCAATAATTTGTCATTGAGAAAATCCCTAATAAAAATCCTAGAGTAGTTGCATACATTAAAGTGTTCTCATTTAACAAAGTTTCAGCCTTGCGTAGGTAAACATAAAAAGCAAATAGAATTATTAGAAATAATAAGACAAAGATTAGATTTATCATATGCGCATGAAGATCACCTACAACATAAGAATACAAGGGAAATTCATGTATTGTTTTGTCGCTGGTATCAGGATTATGTCCAATAAAACGAGTAGAATCGGAGAAATAGAAGTAGCTAATTTTACCAGTAGTAGTTCCGAAGCGTTTTAAATATGCAACTAATCCATGTCCGAGTGCGCCAGGTCTGTAAAAGAATGCATGGCTGTTTCCAGCTAAACATAGAAGTGATGAAGCTAGTATTCCGCTAATGTTTGCAATCAATTGATATGAAGATTTTTGTTTTTTTATTCTATAAAAAACAATATCTCTAATTAAGGAGTAAGAAAGAGTAAAAGAGATTGAAAAGCTCGCAGCCATAGAAAGGTTGTAAGATATTTTAGGCTCAATACCTGTTAGTTTAGCAAGCAAGGTAAAAAGATATTGCCCAAAATAATAATAGTTAATAGAATGACCTGCTAACCACATATCTTGAGCGGGTAAAGTGTTACCTCGCCACATGCTCATCATGAATCCATAATCCATGAATTTTTCTAGACCATAAATTTCAGGTTTAAGTGATCTGAAATAGACTCCGATAGCAAAGGTACTTAAGAATATAAGTATAGTTAAAAGTATTTGATTAAGGGGAAGATAAACATTTCTTGATAACTTATTTCGCCTACTTTTAGAGGGGAAATTAAAAACAAAATTTGCCAAAACTAATACTAATCTTATAAAGTGGGAAGTGAAGATGGGTAAGCCTAAGTGAGACAAAAACCAGGTAATAAAGCCAATCCCCAACCAAGAAAAGATAATAGAATAGAAGAAGGCTGAATCTGCACTGAACGGTATTAGTTTTCGGATAAAACGCTGACTCGGAAGAGCTAGAACTAAAATACACATGCTCCAGTTCAAAAAGGCAAGAAAATCGCTATTGTTAAAAGTTAGAAAACTTGCTAACAAAACTCCTACGATTAGTAAAGATATTACTGAAGTTAATACCATTGCAATTTTGGAGTCATTGCTGTCCCTTTTTGAAGTTTTCAATTTAAAGTGAGAATCGAAAAATTTATCCATACACAACCTCATTAATTTTATATAAAAAACTTTAATTCAGAAAAATGTAGACTTTTGATACTATGATATAATAATAAATTGAAATTATAAACATAAAAAGAGGTATAAAACATGAGATATATGACCGTAAATGAATTGCGTGAAGCATATTTACAGTTTTTTGAATCAAAAGGACACTTGCGTATTCCAAGTGCTTCTTTAGTGCCAAAAAATGATCCGTCAATTTTATTAATTAATGCAGGTATGACTCCTATGAAGGCATACTTTACTGGCGCCGCTATACCTCCGGCGAAAAGAGTAACCAATAGCCAAAAATGTGTACGTACTGGTGATTTGGAAAATATTGGTTATACAGCAAGACACGTAAGTTTCTTTGAAATGTTAGGAAACTTTTCTTTTGGTGATTATTTCAAAAAAGAGATGATTCCTTGGATTTGGGAATTTTGTACTCAAGTACTTGGAATGGAAGAAGATAAGCTTTATCCAACAGTATATGAGCTAGATGATGAATCTTATGATATATGGACAAAAACAGTTGGTGTACCAGAAGAGAGAGTTTACAGATTAGGTAAGGCAGATAATTTCTGGGAACATGGTGTTGGTCCTTCTGGTCCATGTACTGAGATTTTGTATGACCGTGGAGAGAAATATTCTTGCGGTAAAGATACTTGTGCACCTGGATGTGATTGTGATCGTTATATGGAGTTCTGGAATAGTGTTTTCAGTCAATTTGAGCGTCAAGAAGACGGAACTTATATAGAGCTTAAGCAAAAGAATATTGATACAGGTGTAGGTCTAGAGCGTTTAGCTACAATTGTCCAGGATGTTGATAGTATCTATGAAATTGATACTGTTAAATCTATTTTAGGCAAAGTATGTGAAATTAGTGGTAAGACCTATGGTGAAGATGAAAAAACTGATATAAGTTTGCGCATCATTACAGACCATGCAAGATCTGCAACAATGATGGTTTCAGATGGAATTACCCCAAGTAATAATGGACGTGGTTATGTTTTGAGAAACTTAATTAGGCGTGCAGTACGTCAGGCAAGTTTATTGGGGGTAGAGGATAACTTCTTAAGCAAAGTTGTAGAAGAAGTAGTAGCTCAATCAAAGGATGCTTACCCAGAATTAGAATCAAACTTGAAATTCATCTTGTACACTATAGATTCAGAAGAGACAACATTTAGAGGTACTTTAAACTCTGGTAATAAAATACTAGATGGTTATATCAAAGATGCTATAGATAACAAATTAGAGGCTTTGCCAGCAGAAGATGTATTTAAGCTTCATGATACTTATGGATTCCCACTAGATTTGACCAAAGAAATTGCGAAAGAATCAGGTTTAGAAATTGATGAGCAAGGTTTCCGTGATTTAATGGAAGAGCAACGTATGAGAGCGCAAGCAAATACCAAGAAGAATGTTCAATCAGCCTGGGCTGGCGATAAGATGCCAAAAGAAATTGCTCAAATTGAGCCTACTAATTTTACTGGTTATGAAACATTAGTAGATGAAGGTAAAATCTTGTACCTATTAGTAGAAGATGGAGATAAATACAAAATAGTTGACTCTGTCGAGACTGGTACAGACGTTGTTATTATCACAGATAAAACTCCATTCTTTGGAACCGGTGGTGGTCAAATAGGCGATAAAGGTTTCGCAAGTCAGGGTGATACAGAAGTAGAAATAACTATGACTAATAAAAATAGAGATAAAGTCTACTTCCACCAGGCTAAAGTTTTGGAAGGTACTTTATACGCAGATAGATCTATAAAGTTAGAAGTAGATAGAGAAAATAGAAGATCTACAGCAAGAAACCATACTGCCACACACTTGTTACATAAAGCTTTAAGAAAAGTTATTGGAGAACACGTTATTCAAGCTGGATCAGAGTTTAATGGTGAGTATTTCCGCTTTGACTTTACCCACCAAGGTGGTCTAAGTGCAGATCAATTAGCAGCAGTAGAAGCAGAAGTGAACTGGGCAATCCTAGAAGATATGGATGTTGAAGTGCTTTGGGAACCAGTGGAAGAGGCAAAGGCCAAAGGCGCGATAGCATTGTTCGATGAAACATATGCTGAGATAATGAGAACTATTTATATAGGTGAAGATTATTCAATTGAGCTATGTGGTGGAACACACTTGAAGCATACATCTCAAGTTGGTTCTTTTAGAATTTTAACTGAAACTTCTGTAGCTGCAGGTATTAGAAGAATTGAAGCTGCAACAGGCTTTAACGCATTGAGGTACTACAATTCCGATAGAGAGTTATTGGCAAGTTTATCAGATAAGTTGAATACTTCAGTAAGTGAGTTGGATGTAAGATTAGATCATATAATTGACAAGAATAAAGAACTAGAAAAAGAAGTAAAAACCCTAGAAAATGCCAAGATGGAATCTGCTAATAAGGACCTATTGAGTGACTCAGAAGATATTGCAGGAATAAATTTATTAGTTACTGAAGTAAGTACTGATTCCGTTGAGCAGATGCGTGAGTTAGGTGATAAATTCATGGCTGAGCTAGAACCTGCTGTTGTAATTTTAGGACGTAAAGAAGCTGAGAAAGTTAACTTCCTAGTTATGTCTTCAGATCAAGCAATTGATAAGGGTGTAAAAGCTGGAGATATTGTTAAAGTTGCTGCTAAAGTTGCTGGCGGAGGCGGAGGCGGTAAAGCTAATATGGCTCAAGCCGGTGGTAAAGATAGTGGCAAACTAGAAGAGGCCCTGGAAAGTGCTAAGACAGCTGTAAAAGAGATTTTAGCTTAATACATTTGATTGTTGAATAAACTTAAGTTTAAAAAAATACAAAACTTGGAAACGTAAAGAGAGAAAGGTTGAAGTGTGAAAATTATGATTGATAAAGATTGTATATTTTGCAAATTAGCTAATGGTGAGATACCTACAGAAATTATTTATGAGAATGAAAATGTTACCTGCTTCAAAGATGCTAATCCACAAACAGAAACTCATTTATTATTAGTTACTAAGAATCACTATGCTAATGCTTTAGAATTATTTTCACAAAGTGAAAAGGATAGTCTTGCTATTACCAAGGCAATACCTGAAATTGCAAGTAAACTGAATCTTGAAGAACAAGGATTACGTATAATCAATAACTGCGGTGAAAAGGCAGGACAAAGTGTCTTCCATGTACACTTCCATATTATGAGCGATGAAGATAAGCTGAGAGAAAGATTAGTCTAGCCTAAACTATTTATATTGTTTGAGTTTTAGTTGAAGAGTCAGAATTAAAGTTCTGGCTCTTTTTTGTTTGTTTTTGTGATGTTTTTTAGGTTTTTGTGAGCTGGGTAATAATTTCAAAAAGGCTATGATATTTTCATAATAATTTAGGAGGCAATACAAATGATTAGAAATTCGACAGTATACTTAAAGATGAAAAGAACATTTCCAGTTTTTATCTTAGCTTTATGTCTGATACTGAGAGCAACAACTGTTTTTGCAAAAACAGAAACTGAGGATGTAAATGTCCTGAATCTTGAGATAAGCAAGGATATCAACTCAGAGATTATAAAGTGGAATAAAAGTATGGGATATATTGAAGTACCAGTGTACTTAGAAGGAATTAACTTTAATATTCTCATGGATGAGACAGAGCTATCTTCAGACAATTATTCTTTGAATGATAGTAAAAGTATTCTCTATTTACACTCTTCATATTTAAGTAACTTAGATCCTGGTGAATACAAAATAGTAATTAAAAACTTAGATCTGGAAGAAATATTAAAGGCAATTTCATTGATAATAAAGGAAGATCAAACAATAAGTTCAAGCACAGCTAATGTTAGCGATGAAAGTAATAGTTCCGAAAGTATTGAAACAAGTAATACAACTAGTTCTGAAACTGAGGCAAGTTCAAGTAAAGAAGAAAAGAGTTTGGAAAAAGTTCCAGATATTACAAATGAAAATAATCCTATTGTGACTAGTAAAAAAATTGTCAGTCCTGTCAGACCCGAATTCAATAAGATTAGTGAAAGTTCAGAAATTAAATCTGAACCTAAACCTAATAAAAGTACAGTCGCTAAAAGCTTGGATGCAAATTTAAATAATGAAAATAGTAAGACTTCATCTTCGAGTGAAAAATCAGCTAATGCGATAGCTATTACGGGTGTAGGTGCTATTAGTCTTCCTGTTTCAGGTTTGTTTTTCACTTTAAGTTCAGCACTAATCTATAAGAAGCATAGAGAC
Above is a window of Fastidiosipila sanguinis DNA encoding:
- a CDS encoding DUF2298 domain-containing protein is translated as MDKFFDSHFKLKTSKRDSNDSKIAMVLTSVISLLIVGVLLASFLTFNNSDFLAFLNWSMCILVLALPSQRFIRKLIPFSADSAFFYSIIFSWLGIGFITWFLSHLGLPIFTSHFIRLVLVLANFVFNFPSKSRRNKLSRNVYLPLNQILLTILIFLSTFAIGVYFRSLKPEIYGLEKFMDYGFMMSMWRGNTLPAQDMWLAGHSINYYYFGQYLFTLLAKLTGIEPKISYNLSMAASFSISFTLSYSLIRDIVFYRIKKQKSSYQLIANISGILASSLLCLAGNSHAFFYRPGALGHGLVAYLKRFGTTTGKISYFYFSDSTRFIGHNPDTSDKTIHEFPLYSYVVGDLHAHMINLIFVLLFLIILFAFYVYLRKAETLLNENTLMYATTLGFLLGIFSMTNYWDFAIYFVVTFITLTAAFLAKGKNTWTSLLLFIGQTLMYFIPFLMDFGNPLIKLGLYVVACISTYLIYRLKKDSLTLAGFYLSLIFTVTHIFSLQMNLNMAEMPKSFKFVQNNSSFYQLFILWAFHAFLGIIFILYAFWSNREKIKYQLEKVNFIQAIANLPVENLFIIILSACGLGLIIVPEIIYLKDIYEVNFARANTMFKFTYQSFTLLSLVAAYLIAELVLQLTPKNSPENINSVEIFEEQKTGIIQRDKGWNFKYLIPVLACTMGLIIPFSYTSSISDWFYLNKDKSQRSLDGSRYIADLGIEDDSGNYYSFKNRLDLIDYLNENESSSVNILEAYGNSYSDYASVSAYTGLPTVLGWETHEWLWRTTSFEESSYQTLIAPLQREIDDFYTTSNTSIQLDFIKKYQIKYIIVAELERIKYADINEEALQSLGKVVYRSGDNYLIEVQSQ
- the alaS gene encoding alanine--tRNA ligase — translated: MRYMTVNELREAYLQFFESKGHLRIPSASLVPKNDPSILLINAGMTPMKAYFTGAAIPPAKRVTNSQKCVRTGDLENIGYTARHVSFFEMLGNFSFGDYFKKEMIPWIWEFCTQVLGMEEDKLYPTVYELDDESYDIWTKTVGVPEERVYRLGKADNFWEHGVGPSGPCTEILYDRGEKYSCGKDTCAPGCDCDRYMEFWNSVFSQFERQEDGTYIELKQKNIDTGVGLERLATIVQDVDSIYEIDTVKSILGKVCEISGKTYGEDEKTDISLRIITDHARSATMMVSDGITPSNNGRGYVLRNLIRRAVRQASLLGVEDNFLSKVVEEVVAQSKDAYPELESNLKFILYTIDSEETTFRGTLNSGNKILDGYIKDAIDNKLEALPAEDVFKLHDTYGFPLDLTKEIAKESGLEIDEQGFRDLMEEQRMRAQANTKKNVQSAWAGDKMPKEIAQIEPTNFTGYETLVDEGKILYLLVEDGDKYKIVDSVETGTDVVIITDKTPFFGTGGGQIGDKGFASQGDTEVEITMTNKNRDKVYFHQAKVLEGTLYADRSIKLEVDRENRRSTARNHTATHLLHKALRKVIGEHVIQAGSEFNGEYFRFDFTHQGGLSADQLAAVEAEVNWAILEDMDVEVLWEPVEEAKAKGAIALFDETYAEIMRTIYIGEDYSIELCGGTHLKHTSQVGSFRILTETSVAAGIRRIEAATGFNALRYYNSDRELLASLSDKLNTSVSELDVRLDHIIDKNKELEKEVKTLENAKMESANKDLLSDSEDIAGINLLVTEVSTDSVEQMRELGDKFMAELEPAVVILGRKEAEKVNFLVMSSDQAIDKGVKAGDIVKVAAKVAGGGGGGKANMAQAGGKDSGKLEEALESAKTAVKEILA
- a CDS encoding HIT domain-containing protein → MIDKDCIFCKLANGEIPTEIIYENENVTCFKDANPQTETHLLLVTKNHYANALELFSQSEKDSLAITKAIPEIASKLNLEEQGLRIINNCGEKAGQSVFHVHFHIMSDEDKLRERLV